DNA from Paraburkholderia sp. ZP32-5:
CAGCGAGCAATTTCGCGCTTCAGTTCGTCGGCGGGTTCGGCCGACTTGCGACGCAACTGCACCGTCTTCACGCCGAAACCGACCACCCGCTCGACCCAGTCCGCGGTCGGCAGCACCGGATAGAGCCCGAGCTTTTCAGGGCAGCGCGGGAACGCCAGCGTCGGCGCGGCAGGCAGGCCCAGCAGACGCGGAAAGCGCGCGAGATCGGACGGGAATGCGTCGCCGACGCGAGTTTCGTCGCCGTCGCGCCAGGCGAGCGCGAGCACCAGCGCATCGTGCGGATCGAAACCGCAATCGAGAAACGCGGCGAGCGCGGCGATCCAGTCTTCCGCCAGATGGCCTTCGAGCGCGTACTTCTCGCCACCCAGATGCAGCGTCGCGCGATGCTGCGCGGCCTCGATCACGCCCGCGCCGCGCGTGAGCCAGCGCGCCAACTGCTCGCCGTGCTGTTGCGCGTCGGCGATCACGATCAGGTCGCCGCCGTTCGGTTCGTCCGACGCGGTCAGGCAGATGCGCCACGGCGCGTGAGTCGGCGGCCAGTCGCCCAGGCGGGCGCGGATACGCTCCGCGGCTTCGGTCAGTTCATCGGCGGGCGGCCAGAACAGGTCGCGATCTTTCAACGTTAGAGACTGTGTCATGCGGCGCTCCCATCCTGATGCCAGAACGGCATGCCGACCACCGGCGTGCTCGCGTGCGCGCTTTCGCGCTCGGCCATCGGCCCCGCGAGATACGCTTCGCGGCCTGCCTCGACGCCTAGCGCGAACGCGCGCGCCATCGCGTCGGGGTGCGTCGCCTGCGACACCGCCGTGTTCAGCAGCACGCCGTCGAAGCCCCACTCCATCACCTGCGCCGCGTGCGACGGCACGCCGAGCCCGGCATCGACGATCAGCGGCACATCGGGCAGACGCTCGCGCAGCACACGCAGCCCGTACGGATTGATCACGCCCTTGCCGGTGCCAATCGGCGCGCCCCACGGCATCAACGCCTCGCAGCCGGCGTCGAGCAGGCGACGGCCGATCACCAGATCTTCGGTGCAATACGGCAGTACCTTGAAGCCGTCCTTGACGAGCCGCGCGGCCGCTTCGATCAGGCCGACCGGGTCGGGCTGCAGCGTGTAGTCGTCGCCGATCAGTTCGAGTTTGATCCAATCGGTCTCGAAGATTTCACGCGCCATGTGCGCAGTGGCCACCGCCTCGCCGACGGTCAGGCAGCCCGCGGTGTTCGGCAACAGCGGCACGCCGTGGCGCTTGAGCAGATCGAAGAAGCCGGCTTCGGCGTTGCCTTCGTTCATCTGGCGGCGCAGCGCGACGGTCACCATGCCGGGGCGCGCGGCGTCGATCGAGTCGGACAGCGACTGCAGCGACGGATAGCGCGAGGTGCCGAGCAGCACGCGGCTCGCGAAGGTTTGACCGTACAGCGTGAATGCGTCGGCGCTCTGTTGAGAAGTCATTTGCATCATCCTGGTTTGCCGCCATCGAGCGGCGGCAATGGGTTTCGGCGACGGGTGGGTGGCCACTGAGCGGCTACTGAGCAGCCGCTGAGCCACCGGCAGGCGCGCGAGCGCTCAGCCGCCTGCCACCGGTTGCACGACGTCGAGCCGGTCGCCCGGCTCAAGCGCGCGCGCCGCATGCTGCGAGCGCGCGACGAAATCGCCGTTCAACGCGACCGCGAACGGCGGACGCGCGCCATAGGCGGCGAGCGCATCGGCGACAGTCGCGCCTTCGGGCAGTGACAACGGCTTCTGGTTGATATGAATGTCCATGGCGTTCGGATACGGTTCAATCGATGGCGAAAGCAGCGTGGCGGACGGTGCGACGGCACGCCACGCTCAGGCCGGCTCGCGCGCGAAATCCTGCTGGAAAAGCTCGCTCCAACGCGCGTCGCGCCGCCAGCCGGCGAACCCGTCGGCGTCGCTGACGCGGCCGTCCAGCAGCGCCGCCGCGAAGCGCACCGCTTCGTCGGCGACTTCCGGCGCGATCATGTAGCCGTGCCGGTACAGGCCGTTCACGCGCAACGTGCGCGCGCCGTCCCACAGCAGCGCCGGGCGGTGATCGGGCAACGTCGGCCGGCATTGCGAATTGAGTTCGAGGATGCGCGCCTCGCCGAAGCCCGGATGCACCGAGAACGCCGCGCTCAGCAAC
Protein-coding regions in this window:
- the thiE gene encoding thiamine phosphate synthase, whose translation is MTQSLTLKDRDLFWPPADELTEAAERIRARLGDWPPTHAPWRICLTASDEPNGGDLIVIADAQQHGEQLARWLTRGAGVIEAAQHRATLHLGGEKYALEGHLAEDWIAALAAFLDCGFDPHDALVLALAWRDGDETRVGDAFPSDLARFPRLLGLPAAPTLAFPRCPEKLGLYPVLPTADWVERVVGFGVKTVQLRRKSAEPADELKREIARCVAAGRAHDAQVFINDHWRAAIEAGAYGVHLGQEDVHTADLAALADAGIRLGLSTHGFYEMLKALHFRPSYIALGAVFPTTTKVMPTAPQGLKRLVRYVRLLDGVVPLVAIGGIDLQVLPEVLATGVGCAAVVRAVTEAADPAAAVSALQQAFTQ
- the thiS gene encoding sulfur carrier protein ThiS; translated protein: MDIHINQKPLSLPEGATVADALAAYGARPPFAVALNGDFVARSQHAARALEPGDRLDVVQPVAGG
- a CDS encoding thiazole synthase; amino-acid sequence: MTSQQSADAFTLYGQTFASRVLLGTSRYPSLQSLSDSIDAARPGMVTVALRRQMNEGNAEAGFFDLLKRHGVPLLPNTAGCLTVGEAVATAHMAREIFETDWIKLELIGDDYTLQPDPVGLIEAAARLVKDGFKVLPYCTEDLVIGRRLLDAGCEALMPWGAPIGTGKGVINPYGLRVLRERLPDVPLIVDAGLGVPSHAAQVMEWGFDGVLLNTAVSQATHPDAMARAFALGVEAGREAYLAGPMAERESAHASTPVVGMPFWHQDGSAA